The nucleotide sequence TAAGGGTTGGTTGATTCTAATTCTTTTAAAGCGGCTTTATAATATTCAATATCTCCGATTCTCGAAGACCAGAGTAATGTTTTGTATCTGAGTTCCCTATTTTCCGGATCGCGGGACAATAATACCCTGGCGGTGTTTAGCGCTTTGTCCGGGAATCTGAGCGAATCATACAGTTCGGTCATTTCTTCCAATAATTTGGTTTGGTCCGGATTTAATCTTAGGCTTGTTTCGTAACTTTTGAGCGCTTCTAATTCTTCTCCTTTTCCTTTTTGGGATTTTCCTAAAATCCAATAGTAACGGAAGTCTCTAGGCTCTCCTGTCTCGTCGGCGATCTGTAATTTTTCTAATGCTTGTTGGTATCTGCCTCTTGCCGCTTCTTCGCCTGCCTGCTGGATCAGCTCTTCCCAAGAAAAGGTTGAACTCAAGGCCAGGACCGATTTTATAGTGCAAATAACTAGAAAGAACCAAATGGAAAGTGTACGTCTCATATTAACTTTGGCAAACACAGGTCCCATCTTTTTAAACCATCGGAAATTTTAAAAAAAAACAAGAGGTTTCCCTGAATGAATTCGGTAACCATTATTCTGGCTTTTGCCTTCCTGGCTATTTTGACCGCCGTAGTATACGCATTGAAGGTCACCAGGATCCAAATCGGAACTGAGGGCGGAAAGGATAACGAATCCAAGAAATTGATCGAAATTTCTTCCGCAATCTCCGAAGGCGCTATGGCCTTTCTCGTGAGAGAATACAAGACCATTTCTCTCTTTATTGCCTTTATGGCAGTTCTGATCTTCTTCCTTTTGGACAATCCGGAAACTCCGGATTTTAACGACGGGTTGTTTACTGCGATCGCCTTCGTTGCAGGGGCCCTAATCTCCTGTCTTTCCGGCTTTATCGGTATGAAGATTGCAACCATCGGAAACGTTCGTACCGCACAAGCGGCGAAAACTTCCATGACCAAGGCTTTCCGAGTCGCTTTCGATTCCGGTGCGGTAATGGGATTCGGACTGGTTGGTCTTGCCGTTTCCGGCATGATCGGGCTTTTCCTGCTATATACTCATTTATTCCAAAATGTAGGAACTCTTTACCTTATGGAAGCTCTGGCCGGTTTCGGTCTTGGGGGTTCCGCAGTGGCTCTTTTTGGAAGAGTGGGTGGGGGAATTTATACCAAGGCTGCAGACGTTGGTGCTGACTTAGTTGGTAAGGTAGAAAAGGGAATCCCTGAGGATGATCCTAGAAACCCTGCGACTATCGCCGATAACGTAGGGGATAACGTGGGTGACGTTGCCGGTATGGGGGCAGATCTTTTCGGTTCTTGTGCTGAAGCTACTTGTGCCGCTCTTGTAATCGGTGCAACTGCAACCGCTCTTTCCGGCAATACGGATGCTCTTTTATATCCGCTTTTGATCTCCGCGTTCGGGATCCCGGCTTCTCTTTTGACTTCCTTCATCGCTTCCGTGAAAGAGGGGGGAAATGTGGAGAAGGTCCTAAAGATCCAACTTTGGGTCTCTACATTACTCGTAGGTGCGATCATGTATTTTGTAACCGATAAATACATGGTGGATTCTTTCGAGATCGCCGGCAAAACGATCGGTAAATGGAACGTATTCATTTCATTGGTTGTAGGTTTATTCTCCGGAATGTTCATCGGTCTTATCAC is from Leptospira sp. WS58.C1 and encodes:
- a CDS encoding sodium-translocating pyrophosphatase, whose protein sequence is MNSVTIILAFAFLAILTAVVYALKVTRIQIGTEGGKDNESKKLIEISSAISEGAMAFLVREYKTISLFIAFMAVLIFFLLDNPETPDFNDGLFTAIAFVAGALISCLSGFIGMKIATIGNVRTAQAAKTSMTKAFRVAFDSGAVMGFGLVGLAVSGMIGLFLLYTHLFQNVGTLYLMEALAGFGLGGSAVALFGRVGGGIYTKAADVGADLVGKVEKGIPEDDPRNPATIADNVGDNVGDVAGMGADLFGSCAEATCAALVIGATATALSGNTDALLYPLLISAFGIPASLLTSFIASVKEGGNVEKVLKIQLWVSTLLVGAIMYFVTDKYMVDSFEIAGKTIGKWNVFISLVVGLFSGMFIGLITEYYTSHSYKPVREVVEASKTGAATNIIYGLALGYQSSVVPVVLLVITIVTANILAGMYGIAIAALGMISTIAIGLTIDAYGPVSDNAGGIAEMAELGKEVRNRTDTLDAAGNTTAAIGKGFAIGSAALTSLALFAAFITRTKTSGLDILNAEVFGGLLFGAMLPFVFTAMTMKSVGKAAVDMVEEVRKQFREIPGIMEGKAKPDYKRCVDISTTAALREMILPGLLVLLTPIVVGYLFGIKSLAGVLAGALVAGVVLAISSANSGGGWDNAKKYIEKAAGGKGSDQHKAAVVGDTVGDPLKDTSGPSINILIKLMAITSLVFAEFFVQHGGLLLRLFQ